Proteins encoded by one window of Serratia nevei:
- the cysC gene encoding adenylyl-sulfate kinase: MRWCVSTSRTGAHVICSVVDKVAAELRATGPDDENVVWHPHAVTRADREARSGHRGVVLWFTGLSGSGKSTVAGALEQALHELGVSTYLLDGDNVRHGLCRDLGFSDEDRRENIRRVGEVAKLMVDAGLVVLTAFISPHRAERQMVREMLGDDRFIEVFVDTPLAICEARDPKGLYKKARAGELRNFTGIDAVYEAPQQPEIHLDGQQLVTNLIAQLLDVLRGQAIIKP; this comes from the coding sequence ATGCGCTGGTGCGTAAGCACTTCCCGCACTGGGGCGCACGTGATCTGCTCGGTGGTCGATAAGGTGGCCGCTGAACTGAGGGCGACCGGGCCGGACGATGAGAACGTGGTTTGGCATCCGCATGCGGTGACGCGCGCGGATCGCGAAGCGCGCAGCGGCCATCGCGGCGTGGTGCTGTGGTTTACCGGGCTGTCCGGCTCGGGCAAATCCACCGTCGCCGGCGCGCTGGAGCAGGCGCTGCACGAGCTCGGCGTCAGCACCTATCTGCTGGACGGCGATAACGTGCGCCACGGCCTGTGCCGCGATCTCGGCTTCTCTGACGAGGATCGGCGCGAGAACATCCGCCGGGTGGGGGAAGTGGCCAAACTGATGGTGGATGCCGGGCTGGTGGTGCTGACCGCGTTTATTTCGCCGCACCGCGCCGAGCGGCAGATGGTGCGCGAAATGCTCGGCGACGATCGCTTTATCGAAGTGTTCGTCGACACGCCGTTGGCGATCTGCGAGGCGCGCGATCCGAAGGGATTGTATAAAAAAGCGCGCGCCGGCGAACTGCGCAACTTCACCGGTATCGACGCGGTTTACGAGGCGCCGCAGCAGCCGGAAATCCACCTTGATGGCCAACAATTGGTAACAAATTTGATTGCGCAATTGTTAGACGTGTTGCGTGGCCAGGCTATTATCAAACCCTGA
- a CDS encoding DUF3561 family protein has product MQNVTPILIDSKQSKQEREEPSYSFLGGVSGFVFYWLAFALPFLVYGSNTLFFLLYTWPFFLALMPLSVLIGITLSMLLRGRLILTLLLTGAIVLCLFWLVFSFLTGW; this is encoded by the coding sequence ATGCAAAATGTCACGCCTATCTTGATCGACTCCAAGCAGTCAAAACAGGAGAGAGAGGAGCCTTCTTATTCTTTCCTGGGCGGCGTCAGCGGCTTTGTTTTCTACTGGCTGGCGTTCGCGTTGCCGTTCCTGGTTTACGGTTCCAACACGCTGTTTTTCCTGCTCTATACCTGGCCGTTCTTCCTGGCGCTGATGCCGCTGTCGGTGCTGATCGGCATCACCCTCAGCATGCTGTTGCGCGGCCGTCTGATCCTGACGCTGCTGCTGACCGGCGCCATCGTGCTGTGCCTGTTCTGGCTGGTGTTCAGCTTCTTGACCGGGTGGTGA
- a CDS encoding amino acid ABC transporter ATP-binding protein, producing MIRVHNLQKQFGESHVLRGISCRIAANEVVCVIGPSGSGKSTFLRCINALETLSGGEIEVNGFAVHDQKTDLNKMRESVGMVFQRFNLFPHMTVLENIIMAPVSVKKRPRAEAIAQAEQLLHKVGLLDKIDAYPNSLSGGQQQRVAIARALAMEPKIMLFDEPTSALDPELVGEVLAVMKSLAHEGMTMVVVTHEMGFAREVADRVLFIDQGIIQEEGAPQQIFSHPANPRTQAFLSKVL from the coding sequence GTGATTCGCGTACATAACCTGCAAAAACAGTTCGGCGAGAGCCACGTGCTGCGCGGCATTTCCTGCCGGATCGCCGCCAACGAAGTGGTGTGCGTCATCGGCCCTTCCGGCTCCGGGAAGAGCACCTTCCTGCGCTGCATCAACGCGCTGGAAACGCTCTCCGGCGGCGAGATCGAGGTCAACGGCTTCGCCGTTCACGATCAAAAAACCGACCTAAACAAGATGCGTGAAAGCGTAGGTATGGTGTTCCAGCGCTTCAACCTGTTCCCGCACATGACGGTGTTGGAAAACATCATCATGGCACCGGTGAGCGTGAAGAAACGGCCGCGCGCCGAAGCCATCGCGCAAGCCGAGCAGCTGCTGCACAAGGTCGGGCTGCTCGACAAGATAGACGCCTACCCCAACAGCCTCTCCGGCGGCCAGCAGCAGCGGGTAGCGATCGCCCGCGCGCTGGCGATGGAGCCGAAGATCATGCTGTTTGACGAACCCACCTCCGCGCTCGATCCGGAGCTGGTGGGCGAAGTGTTGGCGGTGATGAAATCGCTGGCGCACGAGGGCATGACCATGGTGGTGGTCACGCATGAGATGGGCTTTGCCCGCGAGGTGGCCGATCGAGTGCTGTTTATCGATCAGGGGATCATTCAGGAGGAAGGTGCGCCGCAGCAGATCTTCAGCCATCCGGCCAATCCGCGCACACAGGCGTTTCTGAGCAAAGTTTTGTAA
- a CDS encoding amino acid ABC transporter permease, translating into MEGAWMTIKCTIICVLLGTTWGLILGLGRLAQAPHGIWKPILHYGVQWPVRIYISAFRGTPLFVQIMVVHFALVPLFINPRDGLLVTSGLMSVDFARALRADYGAFLSCVVAITLNAGAYVSEIFRAGIQSIDRGQMEASRSLGMSYGKTMRQVILPQAFRRMLPPLGNNAIAIVKDSSLASAIGLADLAYAARTVSGAYATYWEPYLTISLVYWVITFLLSLLVQHMEKRFGKSDSRT; encoded by the coding sequence ATGGAAGGTGCCTGGATGACCATCAAATGCACCATTATCTGCGTACTGCTCGGCACCACCTGGGGATTGATCCTCGGGCTGGGCCGTTTGGCGCAAGCGCCGCACGGCATCTGGAAACCTATCCTGCATTACGGCGTTCAGTGGCCGGTGCGCATTTACATCAGCGCCTTTCGCGGCACGCCGCTGTTCGTGCAGATCATGGTGGTGCACTTCGCACTGGTGCCGCTGTTCATCAACCCGCGCGACGGCCTGCTGGTCACCAGCGGCCTGATGAGCGTCGATTTTGCCCGCGCGCTGCGCGCCGACTACGGTGCCTTTCTCTCCTGCGTAGTGGCGATCACGCTCAACGCCGGCGCCTATGTGTCGGAGATCTTCCGCGCCGGGATCCAGTCGATTGACCGCGGCCAGATGGAGGCCTCGCGCTCGCTGGGCATGAGCTACGGCAAGACCATGCGCCAGGTGATCCTGCCGCAGGCCTTCCGCCGCATGCTGCCGCCGCTGGGCAACAACGCCATCGCCATCGTCAAGGATTCGTCGCTGGCCTCCGCCATCGGCCTGGCGGATCTGGCCTATGCCGCCCGCACCGTCTCCGGCGCCTACGCCACCTATTGGGAGCCCTACCTGACCATTTCGCTGGTCTATTGGGTCATCACCTTCCTGCTCTCGCTGCTGGTGCAACACATGGAAAAGAGGTTCGGTAAAAGTGATTCGCGTACATAA
- a CDS encoding basic amino acid ABC transporter substrate-binding protein, which produces MLKRLVLIGACLAATFSTAALAAEPTYVVGSGGTYRPFEFENSQKQLEGFDIDIIKAVAKAEGFQIKLINTPWEGIFATLNSGDRDIIISGITITDKRKQMVDFSAPYFPAEQAIVVPQDSTVDSIAALKALKVGVVNSSTGDIVVSDVLGKNSTAIKRFDNTPLMLQELYEDGIGAAVGDVGVAKFYIKTHPEKAFKLVPDAKFERQYFGIAVAKGNDELRNKINAGLKKIVADGTYAKIYQTWFDSNVPTLPAE; this is translated from the coding sequence ATGTTAAAACGTTTAGTTCTGATCGGCGCCTGCCTGGCCGCCACCTTCTCCACCGCCGCGTTGGCGGCTGAACCTACCTACGTCGTCGGTTCCGGCGGCACCTATCGGCCGTTCGAGTTTGAAAACAGCCAAAAACAGCTGGAAGGTTTCGACATCGACATCATCAAAGCGGTGGCCAAGGCCGAAGGCTTCCAGATCAAACTGATCAATACGCCGTGGGAGGGGATCTTCGCCACGTTGAATTCCGGCGATCGCGACATCATCATTTCCGGCATCACCATCACCGACAAGCGCAAACAAATGGTTGATTTCTCGGCGCCTTACTTCCCGGCCGAGCAGGCTATCGTGGTGCCGCAGGACTCGACGGTAGACTCCATCGCCGCGCTGAAAGCGCTGAAGGTCGGCGTGGTGAACTCCAGCACCGGCGACATCGTGGTGTCCGACGTGCTGGGCAAAAACAGCACCGCCATCAAGCGCTTCGACAATACCCCGCTGATGCTGCAGGAGCTGTATGAAGACGGCATCGGCGCGGCGGTCGGCGACGTCGGCGTGGCCAAGTTCTATATCAAAACCCATCCTGAGAAAGCCTTCAAGCTGGTGCCCGACGCCAAGTTCGAGCGCCAGTATTTCGGCATCGCCGTCGCCAAAGGCAACGACGAACTGCGCAACAAGATCAACGCCGGCCTGAAGAAAATCGTCGCCGACGGCACCTACGCCAAGATTTACCAAACCTGGTTCGACAGCAACGTACCGACGCTGCCGGCGGAATAA
- the ftsB gene encoding cell division protein FtsB, whose protein sequence is MGKLTLLLLALLGWLQYSLWLGKNGIHDYVRVNEDVAVQQGNNAKLKARNDQLFAEIDDLNGGQEAIEERARNELGMIKPGETFYRLVPDQSRRNAASSSQNNAQK, encoded by the coding sequence ATGGGAAAACTTACGCTGCTATTGCTGGCATTGCTCGGTTGGTTACAGTATTCACTGTGGCTGGGCAAAAATGGTATTCACGATTACGTGCGAGTCAATGAAGACGTTGCGGTCCAACAGGGCAACAACGCCAAGTTGAAAGCGCGTAACGATCAGCTGTTTGCCGAAATCGATGATTTGAACGGCGGTCAGGAAGCGATCGAAGAGCGAGCGCGTAATGAGCTGGGCATGATCAAGCCCGGTGAGACTTTCTATCGTCTGGTTCCTGACCAATCCAGACGCAACGCGGCGTCTTCCTCGCAAAATAACGCACAAAAATAA
- the ispD gene encoding 2-C-methyl-D-erythritol 4-phosphate cytidylyltransferase, with product MNHSAGTFPSVIAVLPAAGIGSRMQAECPKQYLTIGRHSIVEHAIHALLCHPRIERVIVAIGPEDRQFEQLPIAQDPRVIVTEGGKQRADSVMAGLKLAGDADWVLVHDAARPCLHADDLERLLAITAHSKVGGILAAPVRDTMKRAEPGRETIAHTVERQDLWHALTPQLFPLPLLKQCLQRALDEGANVTDEASALEHCGYHPQLIAGRADNIKVTRPEDLALAAFYLTQLDN from the coding sequence ATGAATCACTCCGCAGGCACCTTTCCCTCGGTGATTGCCGTCCTGCCCGCTGCCGGTATCGGCAGCCGCATGCAGGCGGAATGCCCGAAGCAATATTTAACCATCGGTCGGCACAGCATCGTCGAGCACGCTATCCATGCCCTGTTGTGTCATCCGCGCATTGAGCGGGTGATCGTGGCGATCGGCCCCGAAGATCGCCAGTTCGAACAGTTGCCGATCGCCCAGGATCCGCGGGTGATCGTCACTGAGGGGGGCAAACAGCGCGCCGATTCGGTGATGGCCGGGCTTAAACTGGCGGGCGATGCGGACTGGGTGCTGGTGCACGACGCTGCACGTCCCTGCCTGCACGCCGACGATCTCGAGCGCCTGCTGGCGATCACCGCACACAGCAAGGTCGGCGGCATTCTCGCCGCCCCGGTGCGCGACACCATGAAACGCGCCGAACCCGGCCGCGAAACCATCGCCCACACCGTCGAACGCCAGGATCTGTGGCACGCGCTGACGCCGCAGCTGTTTCCGCTGCCGCTGCTCAAGCAGTGCCTGCAGCGCGCGCTGGATGAAGGTGCGAACGTCACCGACGAAGCCTCGGCGCTGGAGCATTGCGGTTATCATCCGCAGCTGATCGCCGGCCGGGCGGACAACATTAAAGTAACGCGGCCGGAGGATTTGGCGCTGGCGGCGTTTTATTTGACTCAGTTGGACAATTAA
- the ispF gene encoding 2-C-methyl-D-erythritol 2,4-cyclodiphosphate synthase — translation MRIGHGFDVHKFGGEGPLVIGGVRIPYDKGLLAHSDGDVALHAATDALLGAAALGDIGKLFPDTDPAFKGADSRELLREAWKRIRAKGYRLGNLDITIIAQAPKMAPHIPQMRVFLAEDLQCHMDDVNVKATTTEQLGFTGRGEGIACEAVALLIKE, via the coding sequence ATGCGTATCGGTCACGGTTTTGACGTACATAAATTCGGCGGCGAAGGCCCGCTGGTGATCGGTGGCGTTCGCATCCCTTACGACAAAGGTTTGCTGGCCCACTCCGACGGCGACGTCGCGCTGCATGCCGCGACCGACGCCCTGCTGGGCGCGGCGGCGCTGGGCGATATCGGCAAGCTGTTCCCCGATACCGATCCGGCGTTCAAAGGCGCCGACAGCCGCGAACTGCTGCGCGAAGCCTGGAAACGCATCCGCGCCAAAGGGTACCGCCTCGGCAACCTCGATATCACCATCATCGCCCAGGCGCCGAAAATGGCGCCGCACATCCCGCAGATGCGCGTCTTCCTGGCGGAAGATCTGCAGTGCCATATGGATGACGTCAACGTGAAGGCCACCACCACCGAGCAGCTCGGTTTCACCGGGCGCGGCGAGGGCATCGCCTGCGAAGCGGTCGCCTTGCTGATCAAGGAATAA
- the truD gene encoding tRNA pseudouridine(13) synthase TruD: MDMANLTWLHGRPQSTGVLKANPEDFVVVEDLGFAPDGEGEHVLVNIRKNGCNTQFVADYLARFAGIHARAVSYAGLKDRHAVTEQWFCLHMPGKDTPDFSRFTLEGCEVLSYARHLRKMRIGNLKGNHFTLVLRQISDRQDVERRLQAIAAQGVPNYFGSQRFGRGGNNLVMARRWANDEIRVKERSKRSFYLSASRSALFNQVTSRRLADGLQRTVLEGDALQLSGRGSWFVAKADELETLQQRLDAGELVVTATLPGDGEPGTAGDALAFEQQCLAEQPELLTLLKRERVEPARRALLLQPQNMLWNWWDDVTVELRFWLPAGSFATSVVREIMQQDDSDADIAE; this comes from the coding sequence ATGGATATGGCGAATCTGACCTGGCTGCATGGCCGGCCGCAGAGCACCGGGGTGTTGAAAGCCAATCCGGAAGATTTCGTGGTGGTGGAAGACCTGGGCTTTGCGCCGGACGGTGAAGGCGAGCACGTACTGGTGAACATCCGTAAAAACGGCTGCAATACCCAGTTCGTGGCCGATTACCTGGCGCGCTTCGCCGGTATTCACGCCCGTGCCGTCAGCTATGCCGGCTTGAAGGATCGCCACGCGGTGACCGAGCAGTGGTTCTGCCTGCATATGCCGGGTAAGGACACGCCGGATTTCTCCCGGTTTACGCTGGAAGGCTGCGAGGTGCTCTCGTACGCCCGCCACCTGCGTAAAATGCGCATCGGCAACCTGAAGGGCAACCACTTTACGTTGGTGCTGCGCCAGATTTCCGACCGGCAGGACGTGGAACGCCGCCTGCAGGCCATCGCCGCGCAGGGCGTGCCGAACTACTTCGGCAGCCAGCGTTTCGGCCGCGGCGGCAACAACCTGGTGATGGCGCGCCGCTGGGCGAATGACGAAATTCGCGTCAAAGAGCGCAGCAAGCGTAGTTTCTACCTGTCCGCCAGCCGCAGCGCGCTGTTTAATCAGGTCACGAGCAGGCGCCTGGCCGACGGCCTGCAGCGCACCGTGCTGGAAGGTGACGCCCTGCAGCTGAGCGGCCGCGGCAGCTGGTTTGTCGCCAAAGCCGATGAGCTGGAGACGCTGCAACAGCGCCTGGATGCTGGCGAGCTGGTTGTCACCGCGACGTTGCCGGGCGACGGCGAGCCGGGTACTGCCGGCGATGCGTTGGCATTTGAACAACAATGCTTGGCGGAGCAGCCGGAATTGCTTACGCTTTTAAAGCGCGAGCGTGTCGAACCCGCTCGTCGGGCCCTGCTGTTGCAGCCGCAAAATATGCTGTGGAACTGGTGGGATGACGTTACCGTGGAACTGCGCTTCTGGCTGCCGGCAGGCAGCTTCGCCACCAGCGTAGTTCGCGAGATCATGCAGCAGGATGACAGTGATGCGGATATTGCTGAGTAA
- the surE gene encoding 5'/3'-nucleotidase SurE, whose translation MRILLSNDDGVSAPGIQVLAAALREFAEVQVVAPDRNRSGSSNALTLESPLRTQTLANGDIAVLQGTPTDCVYLGVNALMHPAPDIVVSGINAGPNLGDDVIYSGTVAAAMEGRHLGLPALAVSLNGHQHYATAAVITCRILRALRREPLRTGKILNINVPDLPLAEIRGLRVTRCGSRHPADKVFCQQDPRGQNLYWIGPPGDKFDVGPDTDFAAVEQGYVAITPLQVDLTAYAAQEVVKTWLTKAEVSGEW comes from the coding sequence ATGCGGATATTGCTGAGTAACGATGACGGCGTCAGCGCTCCGGGCATTCAGGTGCTGGCGGCGGCGCTGCGGGAATTCGCCGAGGTGCAGGTCGTGGCGCCGGATCGTAACCGCAGCGGCTCTTCCAATGCGCTGACGCTGGAATCGCCGCTGCGCACGCAGACGCTGGCCAACGGCGATATTGCGGTGCTGCAGGGGACGCCGACCGACTGTGTCTATCTTGGCGTCAACGCACTGATGCATCCGGCACCGGATATCGTGGTCTCTGGCATCAACGCCGGGCCGAATTTGGGCGACGACGTCATCTATTCCGGCACCGTCGCAGCGGCGATGGAGGGCCGGCATTTGGGGCTGCCCGCATTGGCGGTGTCGTTGAACGGCCACCAGCACTATGCGACTGCCGCCGTCATTACCTGCCGTATCCTGCGCGCGTTGCGGCGTGAGCCGTTGCGTACCGGAAAAATCCTGAATATCAACGTACCGGATCTGCCCCTGGCGGAGATTAGAGGCCTGCGCGTTACCCGCTGCGGCAGCCGCCATCCCGCCGACAAGGTGTTCTGCCAGCAGGATCCGCGCGGACAAAATCTCTACTGGATCGGGCCGCCTGGTGATAAATTTGATGTCGGGCCGGATACCGACTTTGCGGCGGTGGAACAAGGCTATGTGGCGATCACGCCGCTGCAGGTGGATTTGACCGCCTACGCGGCGCAGGAAGTCGTGAAAACATGGTTAACCAAGGCAGAGGTTAGCGGGGAATGGTGA
- a CDS encoding protein-L-isoaspartate(D-aspartate) O-methyltransferase has protein sequence MVNKRMQTLLTQLRQQGIRDEKLLRAIEAVPRERFVDEALDHKAYENTALPIGSGQTISQPYMVARMTELLNLKPTSRVLEIGTGSGYQTAILAHLVQHVCSVERIKGLQWQAKRRLKQLDLHNVSTRHGDGWQGWASRGPFDAIIVTAAPPEIPQALVEQLDDGGILVLPVGEQAQTLKRIQRHGNEFVVDAVEAVRFVPLVKGELA, from the coding sequence ATGGTGAACAAGCGTATGCAAACATTGCTGACGCAGCTGCGGCAGCAGGGGATCCGGGACGAAAAGCTGCTACGGGCGATCGAAGCGGTGCCGCGCGAGCGTTTTGTCGACGAAGCGCTGGATCATAAGGCCTACGAAAACACCGCGCTGCCGATCGGCTCCGGCCAGACCATTTCCCAGCCTTATATGGTGGCGCGGATGACCGAGCTGCTGAATTTGAAGCCCACTTCACGGGTGCTGGAGATCGGCACCGGTTCCGGTTATCAGACCGCTATCCTGGCACATCTGGTGCAACACGTTTGTTCCGTCGAGCGCATCAAGGGGCTGCAGTGGCAGGCCAAGCGCCGCCTGAAGCAGCTCGATCTTCATAATGTTTCCACCCGCCACGGCGACGGCTGGCAGGGCTGGGCATCGCGCGGTCCGTTCGATGCGATCATCGTCACCGCCGCACCGCCGGAGATCCCGCAGGCGCTGGTGGAACAATTGGACGACGGCGGCATTTTGGTGCTGCCGGTGGGCGAGCAGGCCCAAACCCTCAAACGCATTCAACGCCATGGCAACGAGTTCGTTGTCGATGCGGTGGAAGCGGTGCGCTTTGTCCCGCTGGTGAAAGGCGAATTGGCCTAG
- the nlpD gene encoding murein hydrolase activator NlpD: MITLRRVAVCTMVSLWLAGCTNNASTSAPISSVGGGGAVPSGNNNGGAQQVSPEGRIVYNRSYNAIPKGSYSGGETYTVKRGDTLFYIAWITGNDFRDLAQRNNIPEPYSLNVGQTIQLGNGSANGGGGMLATTDATKGGVPKPPSSSQIQTATVDSQSTNAYSENSGKQNVGKMLPAAGAAAVGTATAPVTAPEAAPPVSSTVSNSSPVSTWRWPTDGKIIDNFSSSEGGNKGVDIAGSRGQPIFATADGRVVYAGNALRGYGNLIIIKHNDDYLSAYAHNDTMLVREQQEVKAGQKIATMGSTGTSSVRLHFEIRYKGKSVNPLRYLPQR; encoded by the coding sequence ATGATTACGTTACGCCGGGTAGCGGTGTGTACGATGGTAAGTTTGTGGTTGGCGGGTTGTACGAACAATGCCTCGACGTCGGCCCCTATCAGCAGCGTGGGTGGCGGCGGTGCCGTTCCATCCGGCAATAATAATGGCGGGGCGCAGCAGGTCAGCCCCGAGGGCCGCATTGTCTATAACCGCAGTTATAACGCTATCCCTAAAGGGAGCTACAGCGGCGGTGAAACCTATACGGTCAAGCGCGGCGACACGCTGTTTTATATCGCCTGGATCACCGGCAACGATTTCCGCGACCTGGCGCAGCGCAACAATATTCCTGAGCCATACAGCCTGAATGTTGGCCAAACCATTCAGCTTGGTAATGGTTCTGCCAACGGCGGCGGCGGCATGCTGGCGACGACAGACGCGACCAAAGGCGGCGTTCCGAAGCCACCTTCCAGCTCCCAGATCCAGACGGCAACGGTTGATTCTCAATCAACTAACGCGTATTCTGAAAACTCGGGTAAACAGAATGTAGGTAAGATGTTACCTGCAGCAGGTGCCGCAGCGGTTGGGACCGCGACTGCGCCTGTTACCGCACCGGAAGCCGCTCCACCCGTGAGCAGCACCGTCAGCAACAGTTCTCCGGTCAGTACCTGGAGATGGCCGACTGACGGTAAGATTATTGATAACTTTTCCTCATCAGAAGGTGGGAATAAGGGCGTCGATATCGCCGGTTCCCGTGGGCAGCCTATCTTCGCTACCGCCGATGGCCGCGTAGTGTATGCCGGCAACGCTTTACGGGGTTACGGTAATCTAATCATCATCAAACACAATGATGATTACCTGAGCGCCTACGCTCATAACGACACAATGCTGGTCCGGGAACAACAAGAAGTGAAGGCGGGTCAAAAAATAGCCACCATGGGTAGCACCGGTACCAGTTCAGTACGTTTGCATTTTGAAATTCGTTACAAGGGGAAATCCGTAAACCCGCTGCGTTATCTTCCGCAGCGATAG
- the rpoS gene encoding RNA polymerase sigma factor RpoS has protein sequence MSQNTLKVNELHDDADFDENGAEAESFDEKALVEEETSENDLAEEELLSQGVTQRVLDATQLYLGEIGYSPLLTAEEEVYFARRALRGDVPSRRRMIESNLRLVVKIARRYSNRGLALLDLIEEGNLGLIRAVEKFDPERGFRFSTYATWWIRQTIERAIMNQTRTIRLPIHIVKELNVYLRTARELSHKLDHEPSAEEIAEQLDKPVDDVSRMLRLNERITSVDTPLGGDSEKALLDILADEKDNGPEDTTQDDDMKQSIVKWLFELNAKQREVLARRFGLLGYEAATLEDVGREIGLTRERVRQIQVEGLRRLREILQMQGLSIEALFRE, from the coding sequence ATGAGCCAAAATACGCTGAAAGTTAACGAGTTACATGATGATGCGGATTTCGACGAGAATGGAGCTGAGGCTGAGTCGTTTGATGAAAAAGCGCTGGTAGAAGAAGAGACCAGCGAGAACGATTTAGCGGAAGAAGAGCTGTTGTCTCAAGGCGTTACGCAACGCGTATTGGATGCGACGCAGCTCTATCTGGGTGAGATCGGTTATTCACCTCTGCTGACCGCAGAGGAAGAAGTCTATTTTGCGCGGCGTGCTCTGCGCGGTGACGTGCCGTCCCGCCGCCGCATGATTGAAAGCAACCTGCGGCTGGTGGTGAAAATCGCCCGCCGCTACAGCAACCGCGGTCTGGCGCTGCTGGATCTGATCGAAGAGGGTAACCTCGGTCTGATTCGCGCAGTGGAAAAATTCGACCCGGAACGCGGTTTCCGCTTCTCCACTTACGCAACCTGGTGGATCCGTCAGACGATTGAACGGGCGATCATGAACCAAACCCGTACCATTCGTTTGCCTATCCATATCGTCAAAGAACTGAATGTCTATCTGCGCACCGCGCGCGAGCTTTCCCACAAGCTGGATCATGAACCGAGCGCTGAAGAGATTGCCGAGCAACTCGACAAGCCGGTGGATGACGTCAGCCGCATGCTGCGTCTGAATGAACGCATCACCTCGGTGGATACGCCGCTGGGCGGGGATTCGGAGAAAGCGCTGCTGGACATTCTGGCCGACGAGAAGGACAACGGGCCTGAAGACACCACGCAAGACGACGATATGAAGCAAAGCATCGTCAAATGGTTGTTCGAACTGAACGCCAAACAGCGTGAAGTGTTGGCGCGTCGTTTCGGCCTGCTGGGCTATGAAGCGGCGACGCTGGAAGACGTAGGCCGGGAGATTGGCCTGACGCGTGAGCGCGTTCGTCAGATTCAGGTTGAAGGCCTGCGCCGCCTGCGTGAGATTCTGCAGATGCAGGGCCTGAGCATTGAGGCGCTGTTCCGCGAATAA